From the Clostridiales bacterium FE2011 genome, one window contains:
- a CDS encoding carbohydrate ABC transporter permease: MVGKEKDFDTINDGSHAIRKFNFVDVLIIVILVILCLTCILPFIHLAAKSVSSNTAVMQKSVVLWPKGLNFDAYRSIFQDGTLVHSFLYSVGVVIIFTILGMITCTCAAYPLSRRRLKGRAFFTVILMIPMYFNAGLIPTYLLYRDLKMLNTMWVLILPLIYSAYNMLIMKNYFQSSIPDSLEEAAFLDGANNFQILFQVVLPLSLPIIATLSLFYAVGRWNAYADNKYYITKEGLKMIQYKLYQLVSSATEAQTATLSEAIEVTSTPEVLQAACIMFTTLPIICIYPFLQKYFVKGVMVGAVKG, translated from the coding sequence ATGGTCGGAAAAGAAAAAGATTTCGATACAATCAATGACGGTTCCCACGCGATCCGCAAATTCAACTTCGTGGATGTCCTGATTATCGTCATCCTGGTGATCCTGTGCCTCACCTGTATCCTGCCCTTTATCCACCTGGCTGCCAAATCCGTTTCCAGCAACACGGCAGTCATGCAGAAGTCCGTTGTGCTATGGCCCAAAGGGCTGAACTTTGACGCTTATCGGTCCATTTTCCAGGACGGCACCCTGGTACATTCCTTCCTGTACAGCGTCGGCGTGGTCATCATTTTCACAATTCTGGGGATGATCACCTGCACCTGCGCCGCCTATCCCCTTTCCCGCAGGCGGCTGAAGGGCCGGGCTTTCTTCACCGTCATCCTGATGATCCCCATGTATTTCAACGCCGGACTGATCCCCACCTACCTGCTGTACCGGGATCTGAAGATGCTCAACACCATGTGGGTGCTGATCCTGCCGCTGATTTATTCCGCCTATAATATGCTGATCATGAAGAACTACTTCCAGTCCAGCATCCCGGACAGCCTGGAGGAAGCCGCCTTCCTGGATGGCGCGAACAATTTCCAGATCCTGTTCCAGGTGGTGCTTCCGCTGTCGCTGCCCATCATTGCGACCCTGTCCCTGTTCTACGCGGTGGGCCGGTGGAACGCTTATGCGGATAACAAGTACTACATCACCAAGGAAGGCCTGAAGATGATCCAATACAAGCTGTATCAGCTGGTTTCATCCGCTACCGAAGCCCAGACTGCCACCCTTTCCGAGGCCATCGAAGTCACCAGCACCCCGGAAGTGCTCCAGGCCGCCTGTATCATGTTCACAACCCTGCCGATCATCTGTATCTATCCTTTCCTGCAGAAGTATTTCGTAAAGGGTGTTATGGTCGGAGCAGTCAAGGGATGA
- a CDS encoding sugar ABC transporter substrate-binding protein — translation MKKILALVLAAVLMLSLLPMAAAETADWEPFAENVSITIPVYDRGQAGVPNVESNYWTKWIQENFGDKYNVTVNYVAIPRSDVMTKYSMLAAANELPTVLMEYDYPKVTQWAADGYLTTFSMDDFAAVAPTYYQRMVTNNQLTYTQINGETYFVAAYRPYYDTSYTFQTFVRKDWLDQIGYDHVPVTVSDYNAAMLKIKEAGIAEHPAGGSMVTGVGSDQNYAWRTWPLDEKEWAMYGDYNIPSLGWEPNKLFLKNENYKYNAGITDPEYYLTGTEDEKTNFINGKTYSYAGYISANMDWLTAFYEANPDAELAIAPVSAEIDEATGTNPGYRTDNPFGMMIGFSKDATADQLKAAWMYMEWLTQEGNLFNFQWGVEGETYKYDENNLPVSVSDYDGEYKLGFNNNKDYWCITIEARQAGTIEDVISNNMPHDLKQDFTEDVIAWYNAKVAIRDNGWAIANALFSVSMEAEAEYQTVLVEKYKELRDKLTMCAPEEFDALYDQFAAEYMDAGYREVTEERAAAYEAGNSTHLLNKEHK, via the coding sequence ATGAAGAAAATCCTTGCGCTGGTGCTGGCAGCCGTCCTGATGCTGTCACTCCTCCCCATGGCCGCAGCGGAAACTGCCGATTGGGAACCCTTTGCCGAGAACGTGTCCATCACGATTCCGGTGTATGACCGCGGACAGGCCGGCGTGCCGAACGTGGAAAGCAACTACTGGACCAAGTGGATCCAGGAAAACTTCGGCGACAAGTACAACGTCACCGTGAACTACGTTGCTATCCCCCGTTCCGACGTTATGACCAAGTATTCCATGCTGGCAGCCGCCAATGAGCTGCCCACCGTCCTGATGGAATATGACTATCCGAAAGTCACCCAGTGGGCTGCTGACGGATACCTGACCACCTTCAGCATGGACGATTTCGCGGCTGTTGCCCCCACCTACTATCAGCGGATGGTGACCAACAACCAGCTGACCTACACCCAGATCAACGGCGAAACCTATTTCGTTGCCGCCTACCGTCCCTACTATGACACTTCCTACACCTTCCAGACCTTCGTCCGGAAAGACTGGCTGGATCAGATCGGCTACGATCATGTGCCGGTAACAGTCTCTGATTACAATGCCGCCATGCTGAAGATCAAGGAAGCAGGCATTGCCGAGCATCCCGCCGGCGGTTCCATGGTGACCGGCGTCGGTTCCGACCAGAACTACGCCTGGCGCACCTGGCCCCTGGATGAAAAAGAATGGGCCATGTACGGCGACTACAACATTCCTTCCCTGGGCTGGGAACCCAACAAGCTCTTCCTGAAGAATGAAAACTACAAGTACAATGCCGGCATCACCGATCCGGAATACTACCTGACCGGAACCGAGGATGAAAAGACCAACTTCATCAACGGCAAGACCTATTCCTACGCCGGATACATCTCCGCCAACATGGACTGGCTGACCGCCTTCTATGAAGCGAATCCCGATGCCGAGCTGGCCATCGCTCCCGTTTCCGCGGAAATCGACGAAGCCACCGGCACCAACCCCGGCTACCGCACCGACAACCCCTTCGGCATGATGATCGGTTTCTCCAAGGATGCCACCGCTGACCAGCTGAAGGCTGCCTGGATGTACATGGAATGGCTGACCCAGGAAGGCAACCTCTTCAATTTCCAGTGGGGCGTTGAAGGCGAAACCTACAAGTACGATGAGAACAACCTGCCCGTCAGCGTCAGCGACTATGACGGTGAATACAAGCTGGGCTTCAACAACAACAAGGACTACTGGTGCATCACCATTGAAGCCCGCCAGGCCGGTACCATCGAAGACGTGATCAGCAACAACATGCCTCACGACCTGAAGCAGGACTTCACCGAAGACGTGATTGCCTGGTACAACGCCAAGGTTGCCATCCGTGACAACGGCTGGGCCATCGCCAACGCGCTGTTCTCCGTTTCCATGGAAGCGGAAGCTGAATACCAGACCGTCCTGGTTGAGAAGTACAAGGAACTCCGCGACAAGCTGACCATGTGCGCTCCCGAAGAGTTCGACGCCCTGTATGATCAGTTTGCTGCCGAGTACATGGACGCCGGTTACCGTGAAGTGACCGAAGAACGTGCCGCCGCGTACGAAGCGGGCAATTCCACCCACCTGCTCAACAAGGAACACAAGTAA
- a CDS encoding aldo/keto reductase: protein MYQASEKRYDKMIYNRCGKSGLLLSAMSLGMWHNFGSSAEYANMADMVTTAFDLGITHFDLANNYGPAPGAAEENIGRILHKELSAYRDELIISTKAGYIMWPGPYGDHGSRKYMIASLDQSLHRMGLEYVDIFYHHRPDPDTPMEETAAALDYIVRSGKALYVGVSNYTPEQTQKMASLMRSLGTPLTVHQPRYNMLDREFYEELEPILEQEGIGSVCFCPLAQGLLTDKYLHGIPSDSRAASASPFLSESRITEQLLAKVHALSEIALNRGQTLAQMATVWDLRNSLTSVILGASRASQIMENVNALQKRDFTKDELEEIDRILKS, encoded by the coding sequence ATGTATCAGGCCAGTGAAAAAAGATACGATAAAATGATATACAACCGCTGTGGAAAGAGCGGACTCCTGCTGAGCGCTATGTCTTTGGGTATGTGGCATAACTTCGGGTCTTCAGCGGAATATGCCAATATGGCTGATATGGTGACAACCGCTTTTGATCTGGGTATCACACATTTTGACCTTGCCAACAATTATGGACCGGCTCCCGGAGCGGCTGAGGAGAATATTGGCAGAATACTGCATAAGGAGCTGTCCGCTTATCGGGATGAATTAATTATCTCCACTAAAGCCGGTTATATCATGTGGCCGGGACCCTACGGGGACCACGGGTCCAGAAAATATATGATAGCTTCACTGGATCAAAGCCTGCATCGAATGGGGTTGGAATACGTGGACATTTTCTACCATCACAGGCCTGATCCGGATACTCCCATGGAGGAAACGGCTGCTGCATTGGATTATATCGTCCGAAGTGGGAAAGCATTGTATGTCGGCGTGTCCAATTACACACCGGAACAGACCCAAAAAATGGCGTCTTTGATGCGCTCTCTGGGTACACCGCTGACAGTTCATCAACCACGGTATAACATGCTTGACAGGGAGTTTTATGAAGAACTGGAACCAATACTGGAACAGGAAGGAATAGGTTCTGTATGCTTTTGTCCGCTGGCACAGGGACTTCTGACAGATAAGTATCTTCATGGTATCCCATCAGATTCCCGTGCTGCATCGGCTTCTCCTTTTCTCAGCGAGAGTCGTATTACTGAGCAGCTTCTTGCAAAGGTTCATGCTTTGTCTGAGATAGCCCTTAACAGGGGACAGACACTGGCTCAGATGGCGACTGTCTGGGATTTACGAAACTCCCTGACTTCTGTTATTCTCGGTGCGTCGCGTGCGTCTCAGATTATGGAAAATGTGAACGCACTGCAGAAAAGAGATTTTACGAAAGATGAGCTGGAGGAGATTGACCGTATTCTCAAATCCTGA
- the gnpA gene encoding 1,3-beta-galactosyl-N-acetylhexosamine phosphorylase — protein MKDYAAGGFTLPGEAGYEQLTLEMAKKWGADVIRDSDGTKLSPEITEAGYRIYSTICIIREHNEFARSHPDAQQQTFLFSEPQTALSETLVIHPLDGYFDEQFEINDSAEAMAYWQVWDRTENRILSDKEWEYADGRVTVNHCTLYHRYSVSFLAWRIWEEINMYNHTTNHWQSEHLRQLDPRHPEAWKYLQDWLRNWCEHNPDTNVVRLTSLFYNFVWIFGSDMRRRTRFVDWASYDFTVSPAALKAFEQEYGYALTAEDFINKGRLQATHRPPTARKRDYMDFTQRFVAEKARALVDIIHSFGKEAYVFYDDSWVGMEPNGPYFASVGFDGLIKCVFSGFECRLCAGAEVPVHELRFHPYLFPVGLGGLPTFSEGGHPEEDAEAYWLHVRRALARQCVDRIGLGGYLHLTIGQEAFNDTIEGMAKDFRKLKDLHSQGAPVELPVTVAVLHAWGALRSWTLSGHFHETDWNPLIHINEALAGLPVRVKFIHFEDVKNGALKDTDVLINAGKAGDAWSGGEAWKSPEVVSEVTRFVAEGGCLIGVGEPSATEGGDSRFALAHVLGVDRDDGAYACHAPWEFTEEGAPFFTARECVGKTEGIRLTGPDTRVLLACGNTPVLTLHSFGKGQAVYMGGFAYTPEAARMLLEMLLFLTGTDGSTAGLTDQPLAECAWYPESGTLVVMNNSSEPLDVNVTMPSGMTQVHIDAGEMRFVCVKE, from the coding sequence ATGAAGGATTACGCTGCCGGCGGTTTCACGCTTCCCGGTGAAGCAGGCTATGAGCAACTAACCCTGGAGATGGCAAAAAAGTGGGGCGCGGACGTGATCCGCGATTCCGACGGAACAAAGCTGTCTCCGGAGATCACGGAAGCGGGATACCGGATCTATTCCACAATCTGTATTATCCGGGAACACAATGAGTTTGCCCGTTCCCATCCGGATGCGCAGCAGCAGACCTTCCTGTTTTCCGAACCGCAGACAGCTCTGTCTGAAACACTGGTCATCCACCCGCTGGACGGGTATTTTGACGAGCAGTTCGAAATCAATGATTCGGCGGAAGCGATGGCATACTGGCAGGTCTGGGACCGGACGGAAAACAGGATTCTCTCTGATAAAGAATGGGAATATGCGGACGGCCGGGTGACGGTGAACCACTGCACCCTGTACCACCGATATTCCGTCTCCTTCCTGGCGTGGCGGATCTGGGAAGAGATCAACATGTACAACCACACAACCAACCACTGGCAGAGTGAACACCTGCGCCAGCTGGATCCCCGGCATCCGGAAGCGTGGAAATACCTGCAGGACTGGCTCCGGAACTGGTGTGAGCATAATCCGGATACAAACGTAGTCCGGCTGACCTCCCTGTTCTACAACTTCGTCTGGATTTTCGGAAGCGATATGCGCCGCCGTACCCGTTTTGTCGATTGGGCAAGCTATGATTTTACGGTGAGCCCGGCTGCCCTGAAGGCCTTTGAACAGGAATACGGATACGCGCTGACCGCTGAGGACTTCATCAATAAAGGCAGGCTCCAGGCAACGCACCGGCCGCCGACTGCCCGCAAACGGGATTATATGGATTTTACCCAGCGCTTTGTGGCGGAAAAGGCCAGGGCACTGGTGGATATCATCCACTCCTTCGGCAAGGAAGCATACGTTTTTTATGATGACAGCTGGGTCGGCATGGAACCGAACGGCCCGTACTTTGCTTCCGTCGGGTTTGACGGGCTGATCAAATGCGTGTTTTCCGGCTTTGAATGCCGGCTGTGTGCCGGGGCAGAAGTGCCGGTGCATGAACTGCGGTTCCATCCGTACCTTTTCCCGGTGGGACTGGGCGGACTGCCTACTTTCTCGGAAGGCGGACATCCGGAAGAGGATGCGGAGGCATACTGGCTGCACGTGCGCAGGGCGCTGGCCAGGCAGTGCGTGGACCGGATCGGCCTGGGCGGCTACCTGCACTTAACCATCGGCCAGGAAGCCTTTAACGATACCATTGAAGGAATGGCGAAAGATTTCCGGAAACTGAAGGACCTGCACAGCCAGGGAGCGCCCGTAGAACTGCCGGTGACGGTTGCCGTACTGCATGCATGGGGCGCGCTGCGCTCCTGGACGCTTTCCGGACATTTCCATGAAACAGACTGGAATCCCCTGATTCACATCAACGAAGCGCTGGCAGGACTGCCGGTCCGGGTGAAGTTCATCCATTTTGAAGATGTGAAAAACGGCGCACTGAAGGATACGGACGTGCTGATTAATGCCGGAAAAGCAGGAGACGCCTGGAGCGGCGGAGAGGCCTGGAAATCCCCGGAAGTGGTCAGCGAAGTGACCCGTTTTGTGGCGGAGGGCGGCTGTCTGATCGGCGTCGGCGAACCTTCCGCAACGGAAGGGGGAGACTCCCGCTTCGCACTGGCACATGTGCTGGGCGTGGACCGGGATGACGGCGCTTATGCCTGCCATGCCCCGTGGGAGTTTACAGAAGAAGGGGCGCCCTTCTTTACCGCGAGGGAATGCGTCGGGAAGACGGAAGGAATCCGGCTGACCGGTCCGGATACGCGGGTGCTGCTTGCCTGCGGAAATACCCCGGTGCTGACCCTTCATTCCTTCGGGAAAGGGCAGGCTGTGTACATGGGCGGGTTTGCCTACACGCCGGAAGCGGCCCGCATGCTGCTGGAGATGCTGCTGTTCCTGACAGGAACAGACGGAAGTACAGCCGGCCTGACGGACCAACCGCTGGCGGAATGCGCCTGGTATCCGGAATCAGGGACGCTGGTGGTGATGAACAACAGCAGCGAGCCGCTGGATGTGAACGTGACGATGCCATCCGGTATGACTCAGGTACATATTGATGCCGGGGAAATGCGCTTTGTTTGTGTAAAAGAATGA
- a CDS encoding DUF5107 domain-containing protein, with product MNKAQVYEQTVTIPTYRIGDLEKNPLFIEKRAYQGSTGKVYPLPICEKISETPEDVQYQAVILENEYLYVMILPELGGRIQRALDKTNQYDFVYYNRVIKPALVGLTGPWISGGIEFNWPQHHRPSTFMPVDYILSENPDGSASVILGETDRINGTKSNAVITLYPGKAYIEISGRLFNPTDYPQTFLWWANPAVSVNDHTFSVFPPDVNAVMDHGKRAVSTFPIATGEYYKADYSAGVDISRYKNIRVPTSYMAAHSDFDFVGNFDESRDAGLLHVADHHISPGKKQWTWGCGNFGKTWDRNLTDEDGPYIELMTGVYCDNQPDFAWLKPHEEKNFTQYFMPYKTVGRVSNATRDVVLGVDYINADGKVLDPDPFAYGKAANDALRRKAAAARIKVYATGSFPDAEIVIRSAGREICRRKANLSPLKAVVETVEDLQDYEVAVSDADGKKLCEYREYVKENRPIPEPAEALKQPEEIQSLEELFLAGQHLEQYRHATFLPADYYLEGLRRDPTDIRLNNAYGLYLLRNARIRESVPYFEAAVRKQTWRNPNPYAGEAYYNLGLALEMLGRTQEAFDAFYKAVWSAETAGPAYFHLGCLSLREGRVAEALHFADESLIRGWHDMKTRSLKASALWKLSGDTPEYRRFLEESLAIDPLYLPLLYRSAGQPAFDRAAGGRPEESLNTAYEFMRFGCWEDAAAVLAASPAETPLKYYALAYAEGRMNHTEAAAAQALKAESLPTDFCFPNKPEELPVLEYAVSILPSAPKAHYYLGEFFYDRKQYDAAVSHWQAAVKEQPDLAPAHRNLSIAYYNHGDRSLAAGEIAKAVRLEPGNSRFLLEQDQLLKRLDCPVKQRLAILEANRDLLPGRYALMLAYVSLLNADGQHEKALDLLMNYTFHVWEGGEGKVADEYKAALFALAGKALAEGRAEAAIEYASRTLSYPANLGEGKLENVPDNQAYYLMGCAYRLLGNDSRAAQCFTEASAGSQIPEPVRYYNDQPSDYIYYQGLAFHALGKVESAKRSFHQLIIFGERHMFDKTGYDFFAVSMPELEVFQDDIQKRSDDYCRRMIALGLKGLQETGL from the coding sequence ATGAATAAAGCACAGGTATATGAACAGACGGTAACCATTCCGACCTATCGAATCGGCGATCTGGAAAAGAACCCGCTTTTCATCGAAAAGCGGGCTTATCAGGGTTCCACCGGCAAGGTATATCCGCTGCCCATCTGCGAAAAGATCAGTGAAACCCCGGAGGACGTGCAGTACCAGGCTGTAATCCTGGAAAACGAATACCTGTATGTCATGATCCTGCCGGAACTGGGCGGACGGATCCAGCGGGCACTGGACAAAACCAATCAGTATGATTTCGTCTATTATAACCGCGTGATCAAGCCCGCCCTCGTCGGCCTGACCGGGCCGTGGATTTCCGGCGGCATTGAATTCAACTGGCCCCAGCATCACCGTCCCTCCACGTTTATGCCTGTGGACTATATCCTTTCGGAAAACCCGGACGGCTCCGCCTCTGTCATCCTTGGTGAAACAGACCGGATCAACGGCACAAAAAGCAACGCCGTCATTACCCTGTATCCCGGGAAAGCTTATATTGAAATCAGCGGCCGGCTCTTCAACCCGACCGACTATCCGCAGACCTTTCTCTGGTGGGCAAACCCCGCCGTCTCTGTAAACGATCATACCTTCTCCGTCTTCCCGCCGGACGTAAACGCGGTCATGGATCACGGGAAGCGTGCAGTCTCCACCTTCCCCATTGCCACCGGCGAATACTATAAGGCGGATTATTCCGCAGGCGTGGATATTTCACGCTATAAAAACATCCGGGTTCCCACGTCCTATATGGCCGCTCATTCGGATTTTGACTTTGTCGGCAACTTTGATGAAAGCCGGGATGCCGGCCTGCTTCACGTAGCCGATCACCATATCAGTCCCGGGAAAAAGCAATGGACCTGGGGCTGCGGCAACTTCGGCAAAACCTGGGATCGGAACCTGACGGATGAAGACGGTCCCTATATTGAGCTGATGACCGGCGTATACTGTGACAACCAGCCGGACTTTGCCTGGCTGAAGCCTCATGAGGAAAAGAATTTCACCCAGTATTTCATGCCCTACAAAACCGTAGGCCGGGTCAGCAATGCAACCCGGGATGTGGTGCTGGGCGTTGACTATATTAACGCGGACGGAAAAGTCCTGGATCCGGATCCCTTTGCGTATGGCAAGGCAGCAAATGACGCCCTTCGCCGGAAAGCTGCCGCCGCCCGTATCAAAGTATATGCAACCGGCTCCTTCCCGGATGCCGAAATCGTGATCCGTTCCGCTGGACGGGAAATCTGTCGAAGGAAAGCAAATCTGTCGCCTCTCAAAGCCGTTGTTGAAACAGTGGAAGACCTGCAGGACTACGAGGTGGCGGTTTCCGACGCGGATGGAAAAAAACTGTGTGAATACAGGGAATATGTGAAGGAAAACCGGCCCATACCCGAACCTGCCGAAGCGCTGAAACAGCCGGAAGAAATCCAGTCCCTGGAGGAGCTGTTCCTGGCAGGACAGCATCTGGAGCAGTACCGTCATGCCACCTTCCTGCCAGCGGATTATTACCTGGAAGGCCTGCGCCGTGATCCCACCGATATCCGGCTGAACAATGCCTACGGCCTGTACCTGCTGCGGAACGCCCGGATCCGTGAAAGCGTTCCGTATTTTGAAGCCGCCGTCCGAAAACAAACCTGGCGGAACCCCAATCCCTACGCCGGGGAAGCATACTATAACCTGGGCCTCGCCCTGGAAATGCTGGGCAGGACGCAGGAAGCCTTCGATGCCTTCTACAAAGCTGTCTGGAGTGCTGAAACCGCAGGCCCCGCCTATTTTCACCTGGGCTGTCTCAGTCTCCGGGAAGGACGGGTTGCAGAAGCGCTGCACTTTGCGGATGAAAGCCTGATCCGCGGCTGGCACGATATGAAAACCCGCAGCCTGAAAGCCTCCGCCCTTTGGAAGCTCAGCGGAGATACGCCGGAATACAGGCGTTTCCTGGAGGAAAGCCTGGCCATTGATCCGCTGTATCTGCCCCTGCTGTACCGGAGCGCCGGACAGCCTGCCTTTGACCGGGCTGCCGGCGGCCGTCCGGAGGAATCCCTGAATACTGCCTATGAGTTCATGCGTTTCGGCTGCTGGGAAGACGCCGCGGCAGTGCTTGCCGCCAGCCCTGCTGAAACCCCGCTGAAGTATTATGCCCTCGCATATGCGGAAGGCCGTATGAACCACACGGAAGCCGCTGCCGCGCAGGCCCTGAAGGCGGAAAGCCTGCCGACGGATTTCTGCTTCCCCAACAAGCCGGAGGAACTTCCGGTCCTGGAATACGCCGTTTCTATCCTGCCCTCCGCCCCGAAGGCCCACTATTACCTGGGTGAGTTCTTCTATGACAGGAAGCAGTATGACGCGGCTGTCTCCCACTGGCAGGCTGCGGTGAAGGAACAGCCTGATCTGGCTCCGGCCCACCGGAACCTGTCCATTGCGTATTACAACCACGGTGACCGTTCCCTGGCCGCCGGGGAAATCGCGAAAGCCGTCCGCCTTGAGCCCGGTAACAGCCGTTTCCTGCTGGAGCAGGATCAGCTGCTGAAGCGCCTGGACTGCCCTGTAAAACAGCGGCTGGCCATCCTGGAGGCGAACCGGGATCTGCTTCCAGGCCGGTATGCCCTGATGCTCGCCTATGTCAGCCTGCTGAATGCGGACGGGCAGCATGAAAAAGCCCTGGACCTGCTGATGAATTATACTTTCCATGTATGGGAAGGCGGAGAAGGCAAGGTGGCGGATGAATATAAAGCCGCCCTCTTCGCCCTGGCCGGCAAAGCCCTGGCGGAAGGCCGGGCGGAAGCCGCCATTGAATATGCGTCCCGGACCCTTTCCTATCCTGCCAATCTCGGAGAAGGCAAGCTGGAAAACGTTCCGGACAACCAGGCCTATTACCTCATGGGCTGCGCTTACAGGCTGCTGGGCAATGACTCCAGGGCAGCGCAATGCTTTACGGAAGCTTCCGCGGGTTCCCAGATTCCTGAGCCCGTCCGTTATTACAATGATCAGCCCTCTGACTATATCTATTATCAGGGGCTGGCTTTCCACGCATTAGGAAAGGTGGAAAGCGCCAAACGGTCTTTCCACCAGCTGATCATTTTCGGCGAACGCCATATGTTTGATAAGACGGGTTATGATTTCTTTGCTGTATCCATGCCGGAGCTGGAAGTTTTCCAGGATGATATCCAGAAGCGCAGCGACGATTACTGCCGCCGTATGATAGCCCTGGGCCTCAAAGGCCTGCAGGAAACAGGACTCTGA
- the rhaD gene encoding rhamnulose-1-phosphate aldolase, which produces MKNILEAPFMVEMIRTTTNMYNQGWDERNGGNISLMLDAAEIAGYLDTGKALRTIPTGFTAPELDGKCFLVTGTGKYFKNVQYAPEVNLGIVRLKEQGQQADLLWGYADGGQFTSEFPAHMMSHVARLKVNPENRVVMHCHPANLLAMTYVHDLDEKQFTRTLWQMCTECVVVFPDGVNVLPWMLCGTNEIGEATAEKMKTARLVVWSQHGIYGAGKDLDETFGLIETAEKAAEIYMKIAHLPRINTITDEQMHLLEKRFNIKAREGYLD; this is translated from the coding sequence ATGAAAAATATCCTGGAAGCGCCCTTTATGGTGGAAATGATCCGCACGACGACCAACATGTATAACCAGGGCTGGGACGAACGCAACGGCGGGAATATCAGCCTGATGCTGGATGCGGCGGAAATCGCCGGATACCTGGATACGGGAAAGGCGCTGCGCACAATCCCGACTGGCTTCACCGCTCCGGAACTGGACGGGAAGTGTTTCCTGGTGACGGGAACCGGCAAGTACTTCAAGAATGTGCAGTATGCCCCGGAAGTCAATCTCGGCATTGTCCGGCTGAAGGAGCAGGGACAGCAGGCTGACCTGCTGTGGGGCTATGCGGACGGCGGGCAGTTTACCAGCGAGTTTCCGGCCCATATGATGAGCCATGTGGCACGGCTGAAGGTTAACCCGGAAAACAGGGTGGTGATGCACTGCCATCCCGCGAACCTGCTGGCGATGACCTACGTCCATGACCTGGACGAGAAGCAGTTTACCCGGACCCTGTGGCAGATGTGCACCGAGTGTGTGGTGGTTTTCCCGGACGGGGTGAATGTGCTGCCCTGGATGCTGTGCGGCACAAACGAGATCGGCGAAGCAACGGCAGAAAAAATGAAGACCGCAAGGCTGGTGGTCTGGAGCCAGCACGGTATTTACGGCGCGGGCAAAGACCTGGATGAGACCTTCGGCCTGATCGAAACCGCGGAAAAAGCCGCGGAAATCTATATGAAGATCGCCCATCTTCCGAGAATCAACACGATTACGGATGAGCAGATGCATTTGCTGGAGAAGCGTTTCAACATCAAAGCAAGGGAAGGCTACCTGGACTAA